One Lycium barbarum isolate Lr01 chromosome 5, ASM1917538v2, whole genome shotgun sequence genomic window carries:
- the LOC132641635 gene encoding beta-glucuronosyltransferase GlcAT14B, whose product MGAEKKWLYALFCAAFVSLLIFLSSISGFSSSYYAFSSHRRFATPVNHGPGHPPAFAYYISGGGGDSDRIFRLLLAVYHPRNRYLLHIGVDGSDKERRKLGMLVKSVPVIQAFGNVDVIGKPDPVTYMGSTNIAAMLRAVSILLKVDGGWDWFVNLSANDYPLITQDDLSHVLSSVSRDLNFIDHTSDLGWKEGQRVKPIVVDPGLYLARNTQIFYATEKRPLPEAFKVFTGSPWVVLSRPFLEFCVFGWDNLPRTLLMYFTNAVLSQEVYFHSVVCNSPEFKNTTVNRDMRYMVWDNPPKMEPLFLNTSDYDLMAQSGAAFARQFNKDEAVLDMIDQNILKRSQNRVTPGAWCTGRKSWRMDPCSQWGDVNMLKPGPQVKTLGDSVQRLLQDLSSQSNQCR is encoded by the exons ATGGGAGCTGAGAAAAAATGGTTATATGCACTATTTTGTGCAGCATTTGTATCATTACTCATATTTTTATCTTCCATTTCAGGTTTTAGTTCATCATACTATGCATTTTCATCACACAGGAGGTTTGCCACGCCCGTAAATCACGGGCCGGGCCATCCTCCTGCATTTGCATACTATATATCAGGTGGTGGAGGTGATAGTGACAGGATTTTTAGACTGTTGTTAGCTGTGTATCATCCTAGGAATAGGTATTTGTTACACATTGGTGTTGATGGTAGTGATAAAGAAAGGAGGAAACTTGGGATGTTAGTGAAATCTGTGCCAGTAATTCAGGCTTTTGGGAATGTTGATGTGATTGGAAAGCCTGATCCAGTTACTTATATGGGGTCGACTAATATAGCGGCTATGCTAAGGGCGGTATCCATTTTGTTGAAAGTAGATGGTGGATGGGATTGGTTTGTTAATTTAAGTGCCAATGATTATCCTTTAATTACTCAAGATG ATTTATCTCATGTCCTCTCATCTGTTAGTAGAGACCTAAATTTCATCGACCACACCAGCGACCTTGGATGGAAAGA GGGTCAACGCGTAAAGCCCATTGTAGTTGATCCAGGGCTTTACCTAGCACGAAATACGCAAATCTTTTATGCCACCGAAAAGCGGCCACTGCCTGAGGCTTTCAAAGTTTTTACTG GCTCTCCTTGGGTTGTCTTGAGCCGACCGTTTCTCGAGTTCTGTGTTTTCGGATGGGACAACCTTCCTAGAACCCTTCTAATGTATTTTACTAATGCAGTGTTGTCACAAGAAGTCTATTTCCATTCCGTTGTTTGCAATTCGCCAGAGTTTAAGAATACGACGGTTAATCGTGACATGAGATATATGGTCTGGGATAACCCCCCTAAGATGGAGCCGCTTTTCCTTAACACTTCGGATTATGATCTGATGGCGCAAAGCGGAGCTGCATTTGCTAGACAGTTTAATAAAGACGAGGCGGTACTTGACATGATCGATCAGAATATCCTTAAGCGCAGCCAGAATAGAGTGACCCCGGGTGCATGGTGCACCGGTCGGAAGAGTTGGAGGATGGATCCTTGTTCCCAATGGGGCGATGTCAACATGTTGAAACCCGGACCTCAAGTGAAAACATTAGGTGATTCTGTACAAAGACTCCTTCAAGATTTGAGCTCACAATCAAATCAATGCAGATGA